One window from the genome of Pseudomonas frederiksbergensis encodes:
- the rng gene encoding ribonuclease G — protein sequence MSEEILINITPMESRVAVVENGVLQEVHVERTQKRGIVGNIYKGKVVRVLPGMQAAFVDIGLDRAAFIHASEISMREGPAVESISALVHEGQSLVVQVTKDPIGSKGARLTTQLSIPSRYLVYMPRTAHVGISLKIEDEAERERLKQVVSDCVEKEGIKEAGGFILRTAAEGAGADEILMDIRYLRRLWDQIAAQIKTIATPSVIYEDLGLALRTLRDLVSPKIEKIRIDSRETFQKTTQFVGELMPEIADRLEHYPGERPIFDLYGVEDEIQRALERKVPLKSGGYLVVDPAEAMSTIDVNTGAFVGHRNLEETIFKTNLEAATAIARQLRLRNLGGIIIIDFIDMEDEEHQRQVLRTLEKQLERDHAKTNIIGITELGLVQMTRKRTRESLEQVLCEPCSSCQGRGKLKTPETVCYEIFREILREARAYQATGYRVLANQKVVDRLLDEESGNVAELEAFIGRTIRFQVETMYSQEQYDVVLL from the coding sequence ATGAGTGAAGAGATTCTGATCAACATCACGCCGATGGAATCGCGCGTGGCGGTGGTTGAAAACGGTGTGCTGCAAGAGGTTCACGTCGAGCGCACGCAAAAGCGTGGCATCGTCGGCAATATCTACAAAGGCAAGGTAGTGCGGGTGCTGCCGGGCATGCAGGCCGCGTTCGTCGACATCGGCCTGGACCGCGCGGCGTTCATCCACGCCTCGGAAATCTCCATGCGCGAAGGGCCGGCGGTGGAGAGCATCAGTGCGTTGGTCCACGAGGGCCAGAGCCTGGTAGTGCAGGTCACCAAGGACCCCATTGGCTCCAAGGGCGCGCGTTTGACCACCCAGCTGTCGATCCCATCGCGCTACCTGGTGTACATGCCGCGCACCGCCCATGTCGGCATATCCCTGAAGATCGAAGACGAAGCCGAGCGCGAGCGCTTGAAGCAAGTGGTCAGCGACTGCGTGGAAAAAGAGGGCATCAAGGAAGCCGGCGGCTTCATCCTGCGCACCGCCGCCGAAGGCGCCGGGGCCGATGAGATCCTCATGGACATCCGCTACCTGCGCAGGCTCTGGGACCAGATCGCCGCACAGATCAAGACCATCGCCACCCCCAGCGTGATTTACGAAGACCTGGGCCTGGCGTTGCGTACCCTGCGGGACCTGGTCAGCCCCAAGATCGAGAAGATCCGCATCGATTCCCGGGAAACTTTCCAGAAAACCACCCAGTTCGTCGGCGAGCTGATGCCGGAAATCGCCGATCGCCTGGAGCACTACCCTGGCGAGCGGCCGATTTTCGACCTGTACGGCGTTGAAGACGAAATCCAGCGCGCCCTTGAACGCAAGGTGCCGCTCAAGTCGGGCGGTTACCTGGTGGTCGATCCAGCCGAGGCGATGAGTACCATCGACGTTAACACCGGTGCTTTTGTCGGCCATCGCAATCTCGAGGAAACCATCTTCAAGACCAATCTTGAAGCGGCGACCGCCATTGCCCGGCAACTACGCCTGCGCAACCTCGGCGGGATCATCATCATCGATTTCATCGACATGGAAGACGAAGAGCACCAGCGCCAGGTGCTACGGACCCTGGAAAAACAGCTGGAGCGCGATCACGCCAAGACCAACATCATCGGCATCACCGAACTGGGCCTGGTGCAGATGACCCGCAAGCGCACGCGTGAAAGCCTTGAGCAAGTACTGTGCGAGCCATGCAGCAGCTGCCAGGGCCGAGGCAAGCTCAAGACCCCGGAAACCGTGTGTTACGAAATCTTCCGTGAAATCCTCCGGGAGGCGCGCGCCTACCAGGCGACCGGCTATAGAGTGTTGGCGAACCAGAAAGTGGTGGATCGGCTGCTCGATGAAGAGTCGGGCAATGTCGCGGAGCTGGAAGCCTTTATCGGTCGTACGATTCGTTTCCAGGTCGAGACCATGTATTCCCAAGAACAATACGACGTGGTGTTGCTCTGA
- the mreD gene encoding rod shape-determining protein MreD has product MSSTRSGNGWMVWLTFAIGLLLSVSPLPQFMEILRPLWLALLLAFWALALPHKVGMVTAWCLGLAEDVLYGTLLGQNALILTLITFLVLSLQQRLRMFPMWQQSLVILVIFGLAQLVQLWLSALTGNRQPTLALVLPALVSALLWPWISFGLRGLRLRFKIN; this is encoded by the coding sequence ATGAGCAGTACTCGATCCGGGAACGGCTGGATGGTTTGGCTGACCTTCGCCATTGGCCTGTTGCTCAGTGTTTCACCGCTGCCGCAGTTCATGGAAATCCTGCGCCCGCTGTGGCTGGCCTTGTTGCTGGCCTTCTGGGCGCTGGCCTTGCCGCACAAGGTCGGCATGGTCACGGCCTGGTGCCTGGGCTTGGCCGAAGATGTGCTCTACGGCACGTTGCTGGGCCAGAACGCGCTTATCCTGACGTTGATTACGTTCCTGGTGCTGTCGTTGCAACAGCGCCTGCGGATGTTCCCGATGTGGCAGCAGAGCCTGGTGATCCTGGTGATCTTTGGCCTGGCACAGCTGGTGCAGCTGTGGCTCAGCGCACTGACCGGCAACCGCCAGCCGACCCTGGCGCTGGTATTGCCGGCCTTGGTCAGCGCCTTGCTCTGGCCGTGGATAAGCTTCGGTTTGCGTGGCTTGCGGCTGCGTTTCAAAATCAACTGA
- the gatC gene encoding Asp-tRNA(Asn)/Glu-tRNA(Gln) amidotransferase subunit GatC: MALERSDVEKIAHLACLGLNEADLPHITSALNSILGLVDEMQAVDTDGIEPLAHPLEASQRLRADVVTESNNREAYQSIAPAVENGLYLVPKVID, translated from the coding sequence ATGGCGCTTGAACGCTCCGACGTGGAAAAAATCGCTCATCTGGCCTGCCTGGGCCTCAATGAAGCCGATCTTCCACACATCACTTCTGCCCTGAACAGCATTCTCGGGCTGGTCGACGAGATGCAGGCGGTCGATACCGACGGTATCGAGCCGCTGGCCCACCCACTGGAAGCCAGCCAGCGCCTGCGCGCCGACGTCGTGACCGAGTCCAATAACCGCGAGGCCTACCAGTCCATCGCGCCAGCGGTCGAAAACGGCCTGTACCTGGTTCCGAAAGTCATCGACTAA
- a CDS encoding YhdP family protein — MERLTRLLATLTRWGLGLCALLLVVLALYVSLGRELVPLVAEYRSEVEARAGEALGMPVHVGSLEGSWSALAPILAARDVVVGDGPNTLHLDHVRAVPAVWDSLVARQVRIAHLEVSGLKISLKEGTDGKWALEGLPVRDDQPLDPQQLLDRMQMVSKLSVLDSQVTLQPLDHPPLSLTYVGLSLRTGVSRQRLDARLTLPDGQPVAINLRTRIRANDWKNGEADAYLSLPQSDWSQWLPKRLTRQWNFSEIKAGGEFWLSWAAGTVQSAAMRLNAPQLQGAYADRKPVQVHNLALNGYFQRGSQGFVATFDTLAMSLGETRWESRLQLQHNDATDQAEERWHLQADRLDLTPLTPLLNALAPLPEGVATAIDRLKVTGGLRNVLLDYRPQNTGDQKISFATNLDTVGFNAYRGAPAARNVSGSLSGDLGGGELRMDSKDFSLHLDPIFAKPWQYLQANARLTWKLDKQGFTLVAPYLKVLGEEGRIAGDFLIRLHFDHSQEDYMDLRVGLVDGDGRYTAKYLPTVLSPALDEWLRTAIVKGAVDEGFFQYQGSLNKGAEDAARSISLFFKVHDAELAFQPGWPSVSKVSGDVFVEDSGVRIFASQGQLLNTQVKDVSVNIPHVPTGQSSHLLLDGGFAGGLGDGLKILQTAPIGTAETFAGWEGEGDLQGSVKLDIALEKGEQPKILVDFATDKARLKLSEPALELTQLKGDFRFDSSKGLSGKNIAARAFDRPVTAQIFAEGRAGALNTRVTASGRVEVKKLTDWLSVTQPLPVSGVVPYQLQVILDGADSQLSINSNLKGVVVDLPAPFGMAADVGRDTVFRMTLQGPERRYWGNYGDLASFTYAAPSGKTADGRGELLLGGGEAVLPGGKGLRLRGTLSELDVSPWQDLVAKYAGQDPGGSARQVLSSADLKVGKLTAMGTTLDQASVQLDRKPDAWAMRLDSQQAKGTVNLPDAKAAPIGIKLDYVRLPAVDPTVQADENAPDPLASVDPSKIPAMDIAIDQLFQGPDLIGAWSLKVRPTGKGIALNDLDMGLKGMVLNGNGAWEGAPGSTSSWYKGRIKGKNLADVLKGWGFAPSVTSQEFRLDVDGRWPGSPAWVATKRFSGSLDASLNKGQFVEVEGSAQALRVFGLLNFNSIGRRLRLDFSDLFGKGLSYDRVKGLLVASSGVYVTREPITLTGPSSNLELNGTLDMVTDRVDAKLLVTLPVTNNLPIAALIVGAPAVGGALFLIDKLIGDRVARFASVRYDVKGPWKEPKITFDKPF, encoded by the coding sequence ATGGAGCGTCTGACACGCCTGTTGGCGACACTGACACGCTGGGGGTTGGGCCTGTGCGCGCTGCTGCTGGTGGTGCTGGCCTTGTACGTCAGCCTCGGCCGGGAGTTGGTCCCGTTGGTTGCCGAGTACCGTAGCGAGGTCGAGGCCCGCGCTGGCGAAGCGCTAGGCATGCCGGTGCACGTCGGTAGCCTCGAAGGCAGTTGGAGCGCCCTGGCGCCGATACTCGCCGCGCGCGATGTAGTGGTCGGCGACGGACCCAATACGCTGCACCTGGATCATGTGCGCGCCGTGCCCGCAGTGTGGGATAGCCTGGTGGCGCGACAGGTGCGCATCGCCCATCTGGAAGTCAGCGGCCTGAAAATCAGCCTGAAGGAAGGCACCGACGGCAAATGGGCCCTGGAAGGCCTGCCGGTGCGGGACGACCAGCCGCTCGATCCGCAGCAACTGCTGGATCGGATGCAAATGGTCTCGAAGCTGTCGGTGCTCGACAGCCAGGTCACCTTGCAGCCGCTGGATCATCCGCCCCTGAGCTTGACCTACGTCGGTCTGAGCCTGCGCACCGGTGTTTCCCGCCAGCGCCTGGACGCGCGGCTGACCCTGCCTGATGGCCAGCCCGTGGCGATCAACCTGCGTACCCGCATCCGCGCCAACGATTGGAAAAACGGCGAGGCCGATGCCTACCTGAGCCTGCCGCAAAGCGATTGGTCCCAATGGCTGCCGAAACGCCTGACCCGGCAGTGGAATTTTTCCGAGATCAAGGCCGGTGGCGAGTTCTGGCTCAGTTGGGCCGCAGGCACGGTGCAAAGCGCAGCCATGCGCTTGAACGCGCCGCAGCTGCAAGGCGCGTATGCCGACCGCAAGCCGGTGCAGGTCCACAACCTGGCCCTCAACGGCTATTTCCAGCGAGGCAGCCAAGGATTCGTCGCGACCTTCGACACCCTGGCGATGAGCCTGGGCGAGACCCGCTGGGAATCGCGCCTGCAACTGCAACACAACGACGCCACCGACCAGGCCGAGGAGCGCTGGCACTTGCAGGCCGATCGCCTCGACCTGACGCCGCTGACGCCGTTGCTCAATGCCCTGGCGCCCTTGCCCGAAGGGGTTGCCACCGCAATCGACCGGCTCAAGGTGACCGGTGGCTTGCGTAATGTCTTGCTGGATTACCGGCCACAGAATACCGGCGATCAGAAAATCAGCTTTGCCACGAACCTGGATACGGTGGGTTTCAACGCCTATCGCGGCGCACCGGCCGCGCGCAATGTCTCGGGCAGCCTCAGCGGCGACCTCGGCGGTGGCGAACTGCGCATGGACAGCAAGGATTTTTCCCTGCACCTGGACCCGATCTTCGCCAAGCCCTGGCAATACTTGCAGGCCAACGCCCGGCTGACCTGGAAGCTGGACAAACAAGGGTTCACCCTGGTCGCGCCTTACCTGAAAGTGTTGGGAGAGGAGGGCCGGATTGCCGGCGACTTCCTGATCCGCCTGCATTTCGACCACAGCCAGGAAGACTACATGGACCTGCGGGTCGGCCTGGTGGACGGCGACGGGCGCTACACCGCCAAGTACTTGCCGACCGTCCTCAGCCCGGCGCTGGACGAGTGGCTGCGCACGGCGATTGTCAAAGGCGCCGTGGATGAGGGTTTTTTCCAGTACCAAGGTTCGCTGAACAAAGGCGCCGAGGACGCGGCCCGCAGCATCAGCCTGTTTTTCAAGGTGCATGACGCCGAGCTGGCGTTCCAGCCCGGCTGGCCTTCGGTCAGCAAGGTCAGCGGCGATGTATTTGTCGAAGACAGCGGTGTACGCATCTTCGCCAGCCAGGGGCAATTGCTGAATACCCAGGTGAAGGATGTTTCGGTGAACATTCCCCATGTGCCAACCGGACAGAGCTCCCATCTGCTGCTGGACGGTGGGTTTGCCGGCGGCCTGGGCGACGGATTAAAGATTCTCCAGACCGCGCCCATTGGCACGGCAGAGACATTCGCCGGCTGGGAAGGCGAGGGCGATCTGCAAGGCAGCGTGAAGCTCGATATTGCGCTGGAGAAGGGCGAACAACCGAAAATCCTCGTGGACTTCGCCACGGACAAGGCGCGACTCAAGCTCAGCGAACCGGCCTTGGAATTGACGCAGCTCAAGGGCGACTTCCGCTTCGACAGCAGCAAGGGCCTGAGCGGCAAGAACATCGCCGCCCGGGCATTCGACCGCCCCGTGACCGCACAGATTTTCGCCGAGGGCCGCGCTGGTGCGCTCAACACGCGTGTCACGGCGTCCGGACGGGTCGAGGTGAAAAAACTCACCGACTGGCTGAGCGTGACCCAGCCGCTGCCTGTCTCCGGCGTGGTTCCGTACCAGTTGCAAGTGATCCTCGACGGTGCCGACAGCCAACTGTCGATCAATTCCAATCTCAAAGGCGTCGTGGTGGATTTGCCGGCCCCCTTCGGCATGGCTGCGGATGTTGGGCGCGATACCGTGTTTCGCATGACATTGCAGGGGCCGGAGCGGCGTTACTGGGGCAATTACGGCGACCTGGCGAGCTTCACGTATGCCGCGCCGAGCGGTAAAACGGCCGACGGCCGTGGCGAATTGCTGCTGGGCGGGGGCGAGGCAGTACTGCCTGGAGGCAAGGGGCTGCGCTTGCGCGGCACCTTGTCGGAACTGGACGTGAGCCCCTGGCAGGACCTGGTGGCCAAATATGCCGGCCAGGATCCGGGGGGCAGTGCCCGGCAAGTGCTCAGCAGCGCCGACCTGAAAGTGGGCAAGCTCACGGCCATGGGCACGACGCTGGACCAGGCATCGGTGCAACTGGACCGCAAGCCGGACGCCTGGGCCATGCGGCTCGACAGCCAGCAGGCCAAGGGCACCGTCAACCTGCCGGACGCCAAAGCCGCCCCGATCGGTATCAAGCTGGACTACGTGCGTTTGCCAGCGGTCGACCCGACCGTCCAGGCCGATGAAAACGCCCCGGATCCGCTGGCTTCGGTTGATCCAAGCAAGATACCGGCGATGGATATCGCCATCGACCAGTTGTTCCAAGGGCCGGATCTGATCGGAGCCTGGTCGTTGAAGGTGCGCCCGACCGGCAAGGGCATCGCGTTGAACGACCTGGACATGGGCCTCAAGGGCATGGTCCTCAATGGCAACGGCGCCTGGGAAGGCGCGCCGGGCTCGACCAGCAGCTGGTACAAAGGCCGTATCAAGGGCAAGAACCTGGCTGATGTCCTGAAGGGCTGGGGATTCGCCCCCAGCGTGACCAGCCAGGAGTTTCGCCTGGACGTCGATGGCCGCTGGCCGGGTTCACCCGCCTGGGTGGCCACCAAGCGCTTCTCTGGAAGCCTCGATGCATCGCTGAACAAGGGGCAGTTCGTCGAGGTCGAAGGCAGCGCGCAGGCATTGCGGGTATTTGGCCTGCTGAACTTCAATTCCATTGGCCGACGCCTGCGCCTGGATTTCTCCGACCTGTTCGGCAAAGGGCTGAGCTACGATCGGGTCAAGGGTTTGCTGGTGGCGAGCAGTGGCGTCTATGTGACACGCGAGCCCATCACCTTGACCGGGCCTTCGAGCAATCTGGAGCTCAACGGCACGCTGGATATGGTCACTGACCGGGTCGACGCCAAGCTGCTGGTGACGTTGCCGGTAACCAATAACCTGCCCATCGCCGCGCTGATCGTTGGCGCCCCGGCGGTGGGTGGGGCATTGTTCTTGATCGACAAACTGATCGGTGACCGCGTCGCGCGTTTTGCCAGCGTAAGATACGACGTCAAGGGGCCGTGGAAAGAGCCGAAAATCACTTTCGACAAACCGTTCTGA
- the mreB gene encoding rod shape-determining protein MreB, with protein sequence MFKKLRGMFSSDLSIDLGTANTLIYVRERGIVLNEPSVVAIRTHGNQKSVVAVGTEAKRMLGRTPGNIAAIRPMKDGVIADFSVCEKMLQYFINKVHENSFLQPSPRVLICVPCKSTQVERRAIRESALGAGAREVFLIEEPMAAAIGAGLPVEEARGSMVVDIGGGTTEIALISLNGVVYAESVRVGGDRFDEAIITYVRRNYGSLIGESTAERIKQEIGTAYPGGEVREVDVRGRNLAEGVPRAFTLNSNEVLEALQESLATIVQAVKSALEQSPPELASDIAERGLVLTGGGALLRDLDKLLAQETGLPVIVAEDPLTCVARGGGRALEMMDKHTMDLLSSE encoded by the coding sequence ATGTTCAAGAAACTGCGTGGCATGTTTTCCAGCGATCTATCCATCGACCTGGGCACTGCCAACACCCTTATTTACGTGCGCGAGCGCGGTATCGTCCTGAATGAACCCTCGGTCGTGGCCATCCGCACCCACGGTAACCAGAAAAGTGTCGTGGCTGTCGGTACGGAAGCCAAGCGCATGCTGGGCCGTACGCCGGGCAACATTGCAGCCATTCGCCCCATGAAGGACGGCGTGATCGCCGACTTCAGCGTCTGCGAAAAGATGCTGCAGTACTTCATCAACAAGGTCCACGAAAACAGTTTCCTGCAGCCCAGCCCTCGCGTGCTGATCTGCGTGCCCTGCAAGTCCACCCAGGTGGAACGTCGCGCCATCCGTGAATCGGCCCTCGGTGCCGGTGCCCGTGAAGTGTTCCTGATCGAAGAGCCGATGGCCGCTGCCATTGGTGCCGGCCTGCCGGTTGAAGAGGCCCGCGGTTCGATGGTCGTGGATATTGGTGGCGGTACCACTGAAATCGCGCTGATCTCCCTCAACGGTGTGGTCTACGCCGAATCCGTGCGTGTAGGCGGCGACCGTTTCGACGAAGCGATCATCACCTATGTGCGCCGCAACTACGGCAGCCTGATCGGCGAATCCACCGCCGAGCGTATCAAGCAGGAAATCGGCACGGCCTATCCGGGCGGTGAAGTGCGCGAAGTCGACGTCCGCGGTCGCAACCTGGCTGAAGGTGTTCCACGCGCGTTCACCCTCAACTCCAACGAAGTGCTCGAAGCGCTGCAGGAATCGCTGGCGACCATCGTCCAGGCGGTCAAGAGCGCCCTGGAGCAATCGCCGCCGGAGCTGGCGTCGGATATCGCCGAGCGTGGCCTGGTGCTGACCGGTGGCGGGGCGCTGCTGCGTGACCTCGACAAGCTGCTGGCCCAGGAAACCGGCCTGCCGGTGATCGTTGCCGAAGATCCGCTGACGTGCGTTGCCCGCGGTGGTGGCCGTGCGCTGGAAATGATGGACAAGCACACCATGGACCTGCTCTCCAGCGAATAA
- the mreC gene encoding rod shape-determining protein MreC, giving the protein MKPLFAKGPSLGVRLLVLAVLSVALMVVDARFTLLKPVRSQISLVLMESYWITDLPQRLWQGVASQFGSRTELVAENEKLKTENLLLQGRMQKLAALTEQNVRLRELLNSSALVNEKVEVAELIGMDPNPFTHRIIINKGERDGVVLGQPVLDARGLMGQVVELMPYTSRVLLLTDTTHSIPVQVNRNGLRAIASGTGNPERLELRHVADTADIKEGDLLVSSGLGQRFPAGYPVATVKEVIHDSGQPFAIVRAVPTAALNRSRYLLLVFSDNRTPEERANDAAVAQEAQDRQGSDSSAPVTPTPAPAPAAVPKPQATTPAAAAPATVAPVAPAATPARPAAQQPAAPPARPATQPARPATKPPAPAPAATPATRGAREE; this is encoded by the coding sequence ATTAAACCGCTTTTTGCCAAAGGCCCCTCATTGGGTGTACGCCTGCTGGTGCTGGCCGTGCTGTCGGTTGCGCTGATGGTGGTGGATGCCCGCTTCACACTGCTCAAGCCAGTGCGCAGCCAGATTTCGCTGGTATTGATGGAGTCCTACTGGATCACCGATCTGCCGCAACGGTTGTGGCAGGGTGTGGCCAGCCAGTTTGGCAGCCGGACCGAACTGGTTGCCGAAAACGAAAAGCTCAAGACGGAAAACCTGCTGCTGCAGGGGCGCATGCAGAAGCTGGCGGCGCTCACCGAGCAAAACGTGCGGCTGCGCGAGTTGCTCAATTCCTCCGCGCTGGTCAATGAGAAGGTCGAAGTGGCCGAGCTGATCGGCATGGACCCCAACCCGTTCACTCACCGCATCATCATCAACAAGGGCGAACGCGACGGCGTGGTCCTCGGCCAACCGGTGCTCGACGCCCGGGGCCTGATGGGGCAGGTGGTGGAATTGATGCCGTACACGTCCCGTGTGCTGTTGCTGACCGATACCACCCACAGCATTCCCGTGCAGGTCAACCGCAATGGCCTGCGGGCGATTGCCAGCGGCACCGGCAACCCGGAACGCCTGGAGCTGCGGCACGTGGCCGATACCGCCGACATCAAGGAAGGCGACCTGCTGGTCAGCTCCGGCCTCGGCCAGCGGTTCCCGGCCGGTTATCCGGTGGCGACGGTCAAGGAAGTCATCCATGACTCCGGCCAGCCGTTCGCGATCGTGCGGGCGGTGCCGACGGCTGCTTTGAACCGCAGTCGCTACCTGCTGCTGGTGTTCAGCGACAACCGCACGCCTGAAGAGCGCGCCAACGATGCCGCCGTGGCGCAGGAGGCCCAGGATCGCCAGGGCAGCGATTCATCCGCTCCGGTCACACCGACGCCTGCGCCTGCACCGGCCGCTGTGCCCAAGCCCCAGGCGACAACGCCTGCTGCTGCGGCCCCGGCAACGGTGGCCCCGGTTGCACCCGCCGCGACTCCAGCCCGCCCAGCCGCCCAGCAGCCGGCGGCCCCACCTGCCAGGCCTGCCACCCAACCTGCCAGGCCGGCGACCAAACCGCCGGCCCCGGCGCCTGCCGCTACGCCCGCCACCAGGGGAGCACGAGAAGAATGA
- a CDS encoding Maf family protein has translation MKPLYLASGSPRRRELLTQIGVPFTAVSADIDETPLDHETPSAYVERLARGKAEAGLRALEAGVEGCVLGADTAVVLDGRILGKPVDQADALSMLLGLSGRDHDVLTAVAVLDGRRCETRMVRSRVRFRLITEQEALAYWASGEPRDKAGSYGIQGLGAVFVAGLEGSYSAVVGLPLCETAELLGHFGIPCWQTLSAR, from the coding sequence ATGAAACCGCTTTACCTCGCCTCAGGTTCGCCGCGCCGGCGTGAATTGCTCACGCAGATTGGCGTGCCGTTTACCGCCGTCAGTGCGGACATCGACGAAACTCCCCTCGATCATGAAACCCCGTCGGCCTATGTCGAACGCCTGGCGCGCGGCAAGGCCGAGGCCGGGCTGCGAGCCCTGGAAGCCGGTGTGGAGGGCTGCGTGCTCGGCGCGGATACCGCTGTCGTGCTGGATGGAAGGATTCTCGGCAAGCCGGTCGACCAGGCCGACGCGTTGTCGATGCTCCTGGGCCTGTCAGGTCGCGACCATGACGTACTGACCGCCGTTGCCGTGCTGGATGGCCGGCGCTGTGAGACCCGGATGGTTCGCAGCCGGGTGCGCTTTCGCCTGATCACGGAGCAGGAAGCGCTCGCCTATTGGGCCAGCGGCGAACCGCGGGACAAGGCAGGCAGCTATGGTATCCAAGGGCTGGGCGCGGTGTTTGTCGCCGGGCTTGAAGGCAGTTATTCGGCCGTGGTCGGGCTGCCGTTGTGCGAAACCGCAGAATTGCTCGGCCATTTCGGCATACCCTGTTGGCAAACCTTGAGCGCGCGCTGA
- the gatA gene encoding Asp-tRNA(Asn)/Glu-tRNA(Gln) amidotransferase subunit GatA has translation MHHMTLAEIARGLADKKFSSEELTKALLARIAQLDPQLNSFISLTEELALGQAKAADARRANGESGALLGAPIAHKDLFCTQGIRTSCGSRMLDNFKAPYDATVVAKLAAAGTVTLGKTNMDEFAMGSANESSYYGAVKNPWNLEHVPGGSSGGSAAAVAARLLPAATATDTGGSIRQPAAFTNLTGLKPTYGRVSRWGMIAYASSLDQGGPLARTAEDCAILLQGMAGFDPNDSTSIDEPVPDYSASLNGSLQGLRIGVPKEYFSAGLDPRIAELVHNSVKELEKLGAVIKQISLPNMQHAIPAYYVIAPAEASSNLSRFDGVRFGYRCENPQNLVDLYKRSRGEGFGAEVQRRIMVGAYALSAGYYDAYYLKAQKIRRLVKNDFMAAFNEVDIILGPTTPNPAWKLGAKNSDPVAEYLEDVYTITANLAGLPGLSMPAGFVDGLPVGVQLLAPYFQEGRLLNVAHQYQLNTDWHTRTPTGF, from the coding sequence ATGCATCACATGACACTGGCCGAGATCGCCCGCGGACTCGCCGATAAAAAGTTTTCCTCCGAAGAGCTGACCAAGGCCCTGCTGGCGCGCATCGCCCAGCTCGACCCGCAGCTCAACAGCTTCATCAGCCTCACCGAAGAACTGGCCCTGGGCCAGGCCAAGGCCGCCGACGCCCGTCGCGCCAACGGTGAGAGCGGCGCCCTGCTCGGCGCGCCGATCGCCCACAAGGACTTGTTCTGCACCCAAGGCATCCGCACCAGCTGCGGTTCGAGGATGCTCGACAACTTCAAGGCCCCGTACGACGCCACCGTGGTCGCCAAGCTGGCCGCCGCTGGCACCGTGACCCTGGGCAAGACCAACATGGACGAATTCGCCATGGGTTCGGCCAACGAGTCGAGCTACTACGGCGCGGTGAAAAACCCGTGGAACCTGGAGCACGTACCGGGCGGCTCGTCCGGTGGCTCCGCCGCTGCCGTGGCCGCGCGCCTGTTGCCGGCCGCCACCGCCACCGACACCGGCGGTTCGATTCGCCAACCGGCGGCGTTCACCAACCTCACCGGCCTCAAGCCCACCTACGGTCGTGTCTCGCGCTGGGGCATGATCGCCTACGCCTCCAGCCTCGACCAGGGTGGCCCACTGGCCCGCACCGCCGAAGACTGCGCGATCCTGCTGCAAGGCATGGCCGGCTTCGACCCGAACGACTCCACCAGCATCGATGAGCCCGTGCCGGACTACAGCGCCAGCCTCAACGGCTCGCTGCAAGGCTTGCGCATCGGCGTGCCGAAGGAATACTTCAGCGCCGGCCTCGACCCACGCATCGCCGAGCTGGTCCACAACAGCGTCAAGGAGCTGGAGAAGCTCGGCGCGGTCATCAAGCAAATCAGCCTGCCGAACATGCAGCACGCGATTCCGGCGTACTACGTGATCGCTCCGGCGGAAGCCTCCTCGAACCTGTCGCGTTTCGACGGCGTGCGCTTCGGCTATCGCTGCGAGAATCCACAAAACCTGGTCGACTTGTACAAGCGCTCCCGTGGCGAAGGCTTCGGCGCCGAAGTGCAGCGCCGGATCATGGTCGGCGCCTACGCGTTGTCCGCCGGCTACTACGATGCCTACTACCTCAAGGCGCAGAAAATCCGCCGCCTGGTGAAGAACGACTTCATGGCCGCCTTCAACGAGGTCGACATCATCCTCGGCCCGACCACGCCGAACCCGGCCTGGAAGCTCGGCGCCAAAAACAGCGACCCGGTCGCCGAGTACCTGGAAGACGTCTACACCATCACCGCCAACCTCGCCGGCTTGCCGGGCCTGTCCATGCCGGCCGGTTTCGTCGATGGCCTGCCGGTGGGCGTGCAGCTGCTCGCGCCGTATTTCCAGGAAGGCCGCCTGTTGAATGTTGCCCACCAGTATCAATTGAATACTGATTGGCACACCCGCACCCCAACCGGCTTCTGA